From a single Vitis vinifera cultivar Pinot Noir 40024 chromosome 18, ASM3070453v1 genomic region:
- the LOC132253247 gene encoding uncharacterized protein LOC132253247 — protein sequence MSDGWTDGKSRCLINFLVNSLASTWFRKSIDASDTIKNGELMFKYLDEVVEEIGEENVVQVITDNASNYVNAGMRLMEKRSRLWWTPCAAHCIDLMLEDIGKLNVHATTLSRARQVVKFIYGHTWVLSLMRTFTKNHELIHPAITRFATAFLTLQSLYKQKQALIAMFSSEKWCSSTWAKKVEGVKTRSTVLFDPNFWPHVAFCIKTTVPLVSVLREVDLEERLAMGYIYELMDSAKEKIAFNCRGMERKYGPIWRKIDARWTPQLHRPLHVVGYYLNPQLRYGDKFSNVDEVRKGLFECMNSMLDYQERLKADIQLDSYDQAMGEFGSCIAIDS from the coding sequence ATGTCAGATGGTTGGACAGATGGAAAAAGTAGGtgtcttatcaattttttggtgaatagtCTTGCTAGCACTTGGTTTAGGAAATCAATTGATGCTtctgatacaataaaaaatggggaattgatgttcaaatatcttgatgaggtggttgaagaaattggagaggagaaTGTTGTGCAAGTCATCACTGATAATGCCTCTAATTATGTGAATGCTGGAATGAGGCTTATGGAAAAAAGGAGTAGATTGTGGTGGACTCCTTGTGCTGCTCATTGCATTGATTTGATGTTGGAGGATATTGGAAAGCTAAATGTTCATGCTACTACACTTTCTCGAGCTAGGCAAGTTGTGAAGTTTATATATGGGCATACTTGGGTTCTTAgcttgatgagaacatttacaaaaaatcatgaacttATTCATCCAGCAATTACACGGTTTGCTACTGCATTTCTTACTCTCCAAAGTCTTTATAAGCAAAAGCAAGCTCTTATAGCAATGTTCTCCTCAGAAAAATGGTGTTCAAGCACATGGGCTAAAAAGGTAGAAGGTGTGAAAACTCGAAGTACAGTGttgtttgatccaaatttttggcCTCATGTTGCTTTTTGCATAAAGACCACTGTTCCATTAGTTAGTGTCTTGAGAGAGGTTGATTTAGAGGAAAGACTAGCCATgggttatatttatgagttgatgGATTCAGCTAAGGAGAAGATTGCATTTAATTGTCGGGGCATGGAGAGAAAATATGgcccaatttggagaaaaattgatGCAAGATGGACTCCGCAACTTCATCGACCTTTACATGTAGTAGGCTATTATCTTAATCCTCAATTGCGGTATGGAGATAAGTTCTCTAATGTTGATGAGGTGAGGAAGggattatttgaatgcatgAATAGCATGTTGGATTATCAAGAACGTTTAAAAGCTGACATTCAGTTGGACTCATATGACCAAGCAATGGGTGAATTTGGGAGTTGTATTGCAATTGATTCTTGA